Below is a genomic region from Brassica oleracea var. oleracea cultivar TO1000 chromosome C9, BOL, whole genome shotgun sequence.
ATTTTGGATTATCTAGTAAGGAATTAAAAGGTTACGAAGTTGACCTAGTAGATAAAAGTACTTGATTAGGAAGTTGACATAGTAGCTATAACTCTTGGATTACAAAGTTGAGAGGATTTGATTTGTGTAACCTTTGATATAGAATAGATACAATGATTGTAAGTTTATCTCTCATATTCTTAAAACCGGAAATCTGTATTAATGTTATGATTTAGTAATGTAGCTTCTCTGGTTTTTATTTCAGCGAAGTAGCAGTCTTGCTGAAACAGAACGAATGCACCAAGAATTCTTTACCCACGGCACGTTTGTTCAACCCTCGGGAGAAAGTTCATATGGTAATCCTTTACCATACACTTCTCCTAGGGGTCATAAGCAAGGAAACGAGTTTGCATCACGGGCCCATGTCAGTATCCAAAACCAACATCAACAGAATTCAAACGAGAACCAACATGTTACCCATCAAAGTCAGGGAGGCAGACAGAATCAAGAACAGGTGAAACAGAATTGGAATCCTCAAGGAAAATTTAATGGGCAAGGAGGATTCCCACCTCCACCAAGAGGAGGTACACCAGCATTTGTAAGGGCATCACCACCATCAATCTATGCTCAGCATATTCCAGTTCAGCATTATTTTTATCCTATAGCATTTACTGGTAAGTTAACTCAAACTGAAAATATCAACTTTGTATTTTACTTTTATGTGTTTTTTTTCTAACGCATATGTTTTACTTCTTAGACTTGCCACCACCAATGATGTATCATCCACATCGTATGCCCTTCATCGACCCTCGCGCTGTATTGTTTCCATCTCAAAATCCTGACCTCATGCCCTTTATCGAGCCTCCTCCTGTCTTGGTCCCATCTCAGAAAGCTCCCCTCAAAACCAAGATACTGAATCAAGTTCAAGAAGCTCCCCTCAAAACCAAGATACTGAATCAAGACAAAAAAGCTCCCCTTAAAACCAAGATACTGAATCAAGTTCAATATTATTTGAGGTAATACTTTCCTTTTCACTTCAATACATATTATTTGTGTTGTTTACCACTTTGAAAGTGTCCTTTAATTTTTGTTTTTGATCTTGTTATAGCGAGGATAATTTACCAAACGATGTACACCTTCGCAAGCGCATGAATGATGAGGGCTTTGTTCATATAGAGTTTATCTCTGGTTTCAATAAGGTAAAAAAATTATATAACTATGTTTTTGTTTCGTGTTTCATTGATATTTTCACATGCACTTTGTTTTATTTTCTCTGCTTGTACTTATATGTGTTGTTTCTTTGTATTTGCATTTTTATCAGCTTAAAGCACTAACAAGTAATGTCCAGCTGATATTGGATTCCCTACGAGATTCAGATATCATTGAAGTGCAGGTATTTCTTATAATTATCTAATCTTGACCGTTTCAGTCTTGTGTTTGGTGCACTAATGAAAACATTTTATTATGCTTGTGTTGAAAATGAAGAGATATTCTGTGTACACCAGCTTTTTTCTTCTAATTTTATTTTGTTTGTATTTGACTACATAATCAATTCCGTATTTGTTTATAGGGCTATGAAATTAGAAACCGGCGTGTCTGGAAAAAATACGTTATGCCTCAAGACTGGCGGGTTACTTTTTATCCGAGCCCAGAATATGCAATGGCTAACAACCATTAAAACATGCAGCTCGAGCAGAACTAGAAAAAGTGCGATCAAGTTCAAGCAATCAAAAAGCCGATAATAATAATAAGAAATCAGTTGGTTGTATACCGTCTTCAAATCTAAGTTGGAGGAGTTTTTGCTTTTGCATAGAGAGGATTGCTGGATTTATGTGAAGCTACCATCATTTTGCATATGATGTCAATTAACATTTTGTCCTTAAACCAAAACAAATATAACAAACTGAGAAAAGCTATTAAAAAGGCTAAAAGAGTAGTGTAGAATAAAATTTTGAGTTTTTATGACTCTAGTTTGCAGAATTTTATTTTTGATTTCAATTTTCTTTTATTGTTTTGATTAACATGTCATTTAAAGTGAGCAGTAGACTCTCTTTTTCTGTTATTTTGGGATGATGTAATATACTCATCGGATATAGTTTTAACTATGGTCTGTTCCAAACTAATCAATTCACTTTTTTAGTTTATTCAGTCAAATCTTCACTTTTCTAGAGTTATGATCCAGTAACCACTATTTCTCCTCCAGAATTGTTAATGAATAGTTGTGATCCCCAATTTCATGATCCTCGAAAAAGTAAAAGCTTGAAATGCAACGATCTTTGTTTTGGGAATGGTGATTTTGGATTTTTTTAACATCGGCTCATCTATACTCAAATTTGAGGTGGTATAGGAAACTAAACCGGAATATAACAACCAATATAATAAGATCCATATGATATTCTTTTGAGACCTTAGCTAATGACTCTGTTGTTTGATTTTCAGAAAGAGGATGATAAACAACTGAGAAGTCTACAAATCTACTCTTCTATCTTGATAGTTCATTTAACTCCATTGAAAATCTTGGTCACGCTTCTATAGGTTTTGTATCATCGATATCAGGTTCTTGCAATCAGTACCAAAGTGTTGGGAAATAAGTTGCTTCTAACAAACAAGAGTTGGTTTCCATTACCTCTATATTATATATATGATAATTATATAAATTTTATTAAAAGTTATACATTTACATGTGATATTGAGATGACTAATATGTAATTGTTTTTGTTTCACTTGACCATATTTAACTCGAAATATGGCCAAACCCAGATTATGATAGGTGCTTACTACTTAGTGACAAAGCTATTGTTTGGGAGTAAAACATAATAAAATCATAGGATAAGACTACAATTTAAAATAAATTGATTATCATTATCTCATTGTTTTTTTGTTGAAAAACAAACAAAGAACTTAACCTTGTCTGCTTGGTCCTTATATGTGTATGCAAGTGGTTCCAGTGCATTAATCTTGTCTGCTTGATCCTATTTGCTGATCAATCATGTTAATTGGATGATAATCAATCATTTAAATTTTAAAATGATATCTTATTGACAAAAGTTTTACATCATAAAACTATAGATTATCACCATTCGCATTTTGGATTAAGTGAGAAGTCACTACAAGATTTTTTTATTTCCACAACAGTTACATCTTTGTCTCTTCTGCTGGACCAAATCTATTGAGAGAGATTGAAACAGAAGAAGCTATCTCTCTCTTCTCTGCTCTGCTCTCTCAAAGAGAGATTGAAAGAGACATTTGACATCCCAAAACCAAAAGAAAAAGCTTTCTATGCTGTCATCAGCAAAGCATAAGATCAACTATAGTGCTTTTTCAATTCCCTCATCAACTTCATCCTCATTATCTCATTCCCTTTCACAAACCAAGAACATGACTCAAGTCACTATGGAAGAAGTATGGAAAGAAATAAACCTTGCTTCGCTTCACCAACATCGCCGGCTAAACATTGATCATGAGCCAGTGTTGAGTAACCAAAACCCTAATAACTCCATCTTCCAAGATTTCCTCAACAAGCCTTTGAATCAGGAACCACCACCTTCGTCTTCCTCCACTCACCACGGCTCTCTTCTTGCTCCTCCTGCAACTGTTATCAGCTTCAACCCTCACTCCATTGATACCCACTTTGATGAATCTGCGATGTTTGGTTGCTTTGGGAAGAAAAGAGGCCAAGATTCTGATGAAAGCAGAGGAGACAAAAGGCATAAGCGTATGACCAAGAACAGAGAATCTGCTGCTCGTTCCAGAGCTAGGAAACAGGAACGCGTCTCTCCATACACTTCCTCCCCTTATTAAATTCATGTGAATTAAAAAAAAGAAATAAAAATGAAAAATCTAGTGTGGGGACAATAAAATTCTCCTCTGTATTAAAAACGGTATATGGGTTATTATTTTTCTTATATTTCAGGCATATATAAACGAGCTGGAGCTTGAAATCGTTCACTTGAAGAAGGAAAATGCAAGACTCAAGAGACAAGAAGAGCAGGTACAAACCTTTAGAAGTCTAGTTCCTTCCTAAGAAAGTTTTGCAATACTACTTGTAGTAATTTACTTTTTTTGTTTCTATCTTAAAGACATGGCAAGTGTAAGGCTTCTGCTGCTTAAGGTTGACTTATGCCTAAATTTTTTCTGTCTGATTTTTGGAAGATGCAGTTGAAAATGGCTGAAGCAACTCAACACCAAACAAAGAAAATACTTCAACGGTCTTGGACATCTCCTTTTTGAGAAAATCAACAAGTCATCATGGTGCAGAGACGCAAGAAAAGATCTGTACATTTTTACCTAAGGTAAACCTGGCGATGTAGTATTTTAGGGAGTGTAGAAATGTATCAAGAGAGAAAAAAAAAAACTTCTGAATTATGTACTGTTTTCTACTTAATCTACGCTCTAGTGCAAATCACAGTAACATATGAGGTTCTGTTGTCACTTTTCACTGTTAATGTTTCATTACTGCACTGTAATACTTGTTCACTATCAGTTGTTGACTTCTTCTTCTTGTGTATACTTCATTAGCAACTAAAAAGAGAGAGACAAATAAACACATAATAGCAAATATGGTGGCATCTGATGTTTACTGAAAGTTTGAAACACTGTAACAACGAGTTTGGTTCATGCTATTTTCGTCAAATGTCCATTGCTTACAAATGTTATGTCACCTACATAATTTACATATTCTATGTAAAGGAAAAGCACCAAGGAGCGTTCTGATAATATCCATGGAGACTCTAATTTAAATTAAATATTCAAGGAAAATCATCCAAGATTAATGTTCTGCTCCGTGTTAGAAAAGTTTCATTCTTCCATGAACTGAGGTAAAGGTGGAGTCATGTTTTTCATCTTCTTTTTCTCTGTTTCTGCTTTAAATATTAGATCAAAAGATTCAAAACTTTGTAAAAAATCTATCTGTAAATGTATATGTTTACCGTAAGAAGCTCCACGAATCTCGACTTCTCTCAGTTCTTGGACAAGAGCACAACAACAACACATTAGATGTGACAAAAAGTCGTCAATGGACCCTCCCTGCCAAATAAAAACGACCTTAAGCACTTGACATAATAGAGAATCAAAGGTTTAGTGGATTACCTTTATACTCAGCGTCTTCCGAAGCTTCTTCCTTATGCAACAAGTATAGCAGCAGCATGAGAGTATCAAAGAGTACACCATTAGCTCACTACAAGCTTCACTTGAAGCTGAAACAAAAGCTTTTGAATCAGATTCGTGGAGACTAAGATCACAAATGAGTCTGCCCTCATATAAGATTCCTTACTGATTTGTTTGTTAGTAGCCACAGTGGATATCTTTGCTAATGTATCACATGGGAAAAAGAATGTCTTCAAGCCTGCGGTTTTCATACCTTACCATTAATTATTCACATCTTTGATGTTAAAAAAAAGAACTAATCTTAAAAGTGAGAACAGAGGAAGATGGGTTACATAGAGTAGGCTCTGAGCAACAATCCAACAAGTCGGTGTGCCATTCTTCCTGGTGTTGTGATGATTCTAACCCTCTAGTACTACTTTTCTTTGGATAAACCGCATCATAGGAGTCATCTTTCACAGGTTCATCTTCAACAGTTTCAGTAACAGCAATCAAACGCTGTATGACTTGGCACTGGTCCGTGTCATAACGCGCACGCGAACGTTGCAACTCAACTTGCAACTTCCCATTCTCCGTTTTAAGCGCTTCGCAGAAACCCATCTCCGGGTAAGAACGAGAGAGCGTCTTCTTGAGAACAGACGCAGCAGCTTCTCTGGTGGATTCTTGTTTCAAAATAACATCTTGCACCTTTCTATCTTCTTCATCGAGCGTGTACTCACGCTGATCACTGTCAATAACTTCAAGCCTCTCCTATCAACACAAAACTCCAAATTCAGCTTTCCGACAATGTCAACAACAACAACAACAACAAGAATGTTACAAAAATATTTTAGGGGCTCTAGACATTGCCCTGAATTTTGGGGTTATAGTCTTATAGACAATTTAATAAAATAATTTTGGGGGTTATAGACAATTTAATAAAAATTTGAATAATTTTTTTATTTATAAAACACTGACTTACCCGAACCCGAACGTTGTCGACCAAAGTGATAAGCGGGATGATCTTGAGATAACGATCGATCTCGTCCTGAGCCTTACGAAACTGGTAAACAATGTTCCATCCCATGGCTAACAAGTAGAGATAACTCTTGTCTTGGCAGCTGTTGACAAGAAGGTAAGATCTTCTAAGAGCGTCTTCAAGCCCTTCGAGCGGCTCCTGAACCTCGGGACGAGTCTTCTTCATCTCGGAGATCTTAAGCTGCTCGAGCAAGTTACCAATGAGCTTGAG
It encodes:
- the LOC106317066 gene encoding la-related protein 1C-like isoform X1; translated protein: MEKEKSDYSEKFEGNADKPARNKQIMEALSWPSLTETAKAALCSNKSSTDSLKSIGCDGSSSSVSFFSQRSSSLAETERMHQEFFTHGTFVQPSGESSYGNPLPYTSPRGHKQGNEFASRAHVSIQNQHQQNSNENQHVTHQSQGGRQNQEQVKQNWNPQGKFNGQGGFPPPPRGGTPAFVRASPPSIYAQHIPVQHYFYPIAFTDLPPPMMYHPHRMPFIDPRAVLFPSQNPDLMPFIEPPPVLVPSQKAPLKTKILNQVQEAPLKTKILNQDKKAPLKTKILNQVQYYLSEDNLPNDVHLRKRMNDEGFVHIEFISGFNKLKALTSNVQLILDSLRDSDIIEVQGYEIRNRRVWKKYVMPQDWRVTFYPSPEYAMANNH
- the LOC106317066 gene encoding la-related protein 1C-like isoform X2, coding for MEKEKSDYSEKFEGNADKPARNKQIMEALSWPSLTETAKAALCSNKSSTDSLKSIGCDGSSSSRSSSLAETERMHQEFFTHGTFVQPSGESSYGNPLPYTSPRGHKQGNEFASRAHVSIQNQHQQNSNENQHVTHQSQGGRQNQEQVKQNWNPQGKFNGQGGFPPPPRGGTPAFVRASPPSIYAQHIPVQHYFYPIAFTDLPPPMMYHPHRMPFIDPRAVLFPSQNPDLMPFIEPPPVLVPSQKAPLKTKILNQVQEAPLKTKILNQDKKAPLKTKILNQVQYYLSEDNLPNDVHLRKRMNDEGFVHIEFISGFNKLKALTSNVQLILDSLRDSDIIEVQGYEIRNRRVWKKYVMPQDWRVTFYPSPEYAMANNH
- the LOC106313388 gene encoding protein FD-like isoform X2, whose translation is MLSSAKHKINYSAFSIPSSTSSSLSHSLSQTKNMTQVTMEEVWKEINLASLHQHRRLNIDHEPVLSNQNPNNSIFQDFLNKPLNQEPPPSSSSTHHGSLLAPPATVISFNPHSIDTHFDESAMFGCFGKKRGQDSDESRGDKRHKRMTKNRESAARSRARKQAYINELELEIVHLKKENARLKRQEEQLKMAEATQHQTKKILQRSWTSPF
- the LOC106313388 gene encoding protein FD-like isoform X1 — protein: MLSSAKHKINYSAFSIPSSTSSSLSHSLSQTKNMTQVTMEEVWKEINLASLHQHRRLNIDHEPVLSNQNPNNSIFQDFLNKPLNQEPPPSSSSTHHGSLLAPPATVISFNPHSIDTHFDESAMFGCFGKKRGQDSDESRGDKRHKRMTKNRESAARSRARKQAYINELELEIVHLKKENARLKRQEEQMQLKMAEATQHQTKKILQRSWTSPF
- the LOC106313387 gene encoding protein MID1-COMPLEMENTING ACTIVITY 1-like isoform X3, whose translation is MAHSWDQLGEIASVAQLTGVDAVKLIGMIVTAANTARMHKKNCRQFAQHLKLIGNLLEQLKISEMKKTRPEVQEPLEGLEDALRRSYLLVNSCQDKSYLYLLAMGWNIVYQFRKAQDEIDRYLKIIPLITLVDNVRVRERLEVIDSDQREYTLDEEDRKVQDVILKQESTREAAASVLKKTLSRSYPEMGFCEALKTENGKLQVELQRSRARYDTDQCQVIQRLIAVTETVEDEPVKDDSYDAVYPKKSSTRGLESSQHQEEWHTDLLDCCSEPTLCLKTFFFPCDTLAKISTVATNKQITSSEACSELMVYSLILSCCCYTCCIRKKLRKTLSIKGGSIDDFLSHLMCCCCALVQELREVEIRGASYEKKKMKNMTPPLPQFMEE
- the LOC106313387 gene encoding protein MID1-COMPLEMENTING ACTIVITY 1-like isoform X1, coding for MAHSWDQLGEIASVAQLTGVDAVKLIGMIVTAANTARMHKKNCRQFAQHLKLIGNLLEQLKISEMKKTRPEVQEPLEGLEDALRRSYLLVNSCQDKSYLYLLAMGWNIVYQFRKAQDEIDRYLKIIPLITLVDNVRVRERLEVIDSDQREYTLDEEDRKVQDVILKQESTREAAASVLKKTLSRSYPEMGFCEALKTENGKLQVELQRSRARYDTDQCQVIQRLIAVTETVEDEPVKDDSYDAVYPKKSSTRGLESSQHQEEWHTDLLDCCSEPTLCLKTFFFPCDTLAKISTVATNKQITSSEACSELMVYSLILSCCCYTCCIRKKLRKTLSIKGGSIDDFLSHLMCCCCALVQELREVEIRGASYAETEKKKMKNMTPPLPQFMEE
- the LOC106313387 gene encoding protein MID1-COMPLEMENTING ACTIVITY 1-like isoform X2, which encodes MAHSWDQLGEIASVAQLTGVDAVKLIGMIVTAANTARMHKKNCRQFAQHLKLIGNLLEQLKISEMKKTRPEVQEPLEGLEDALRRSYLLVNSCQDKSYLYLLAMGWNIVYQFRKAQDEIDRYLKIIPLITLVDNVRVRERLEVIDSDQREYTLDEEDRKVQDVILKQESTREAAASVLKKTLSRSYPEMGFCEALKTENGKLQVELQRSRARYDTDQCQVIQRLIAVTETVEDEPVKDDSYDAVYPKKSSTRGLESSQHQEEWHTDLLDCCSEPTLCLKTFFFPCDTLAKISTVATNKQITSSEACSELMVYSLILSCCCYTCCIRKKLRKTLSIKGGSIDDFLSHLMCCCCALVQELREVEIRGASYETEKKKMKNMTPPLPQFMEE